From a single Silene latifolia isolate original U9 population chromosome 6, ASM4854445v1, whole genome shotgun sequence genomic region:
- the LOC141587091 gene encoding F-box/LRR-repeat protein At3g26922-like, which translates to MDQLPPPTKRLAVDRLSTVPDPILAEILSLVPTKTAVSTSVLSTRWRSVWTQITSIHLDYNHFPQHSSDFYTIANNLLLTQLTSPVLRTFYLHAPFRSRQHFESWFRHLSARNVEIIDINVEDDSKLSDTTSVPPFTIPLCIFQTQSLVCLNFRPTRLDYVLPVDPHTVVNLPNLKRLGLSLIASQCLFVSKLVSSCPLLDDFSLTAAQCSCHGHFTFDDDDDDDTGDLIDISCGILKRLELNTSYMKVKVLIDTPKLESFSLKGIDVACCFVKKPIALSEATIITNYPRVVAPIMPVLFDVRVLQILGTSLHMFEGFKDDKGNLLVFHNLTELNLESSTEGVDELIMFRLKSPSPCLLLKVKKINLVFSSVEYGLNLMKLAHYLLGNAPALERLSFVLGPQARQSEDGVKFRLDEMVFCMDLYSCSRESSGCQIEFQGQYAKVPANIAEFQDMENQVVLLRESLSPVDADAVKAS; encoded by the coding sequence atggatcAACTTCCTCCACCAACAAAACGACTGGCAGTAGACAGGTTATCCACCGTACCAGACCCCATTCTAGCCGAAATCCTGTCACTTGTCCCCACCAAAACCGCCGTCTCAACCTCCGTCTTATCCACCCGTTGGCGATCCGTATGGACCCAAATCACCTCCATCCACCTCGACTACAACCACTTCCCTCAACATTCCTCTGACTTCTACACCATCGCTAACAACCTCCTACTCACCCAACTCACCTCCCCCGTCCTCCGTACTTTTTATCTTCACGCCCCATTCCGCAGTCGTCAACACTTCGAATCCTGGTTCCGCCACTTATCTGCTCGTAATGTTGAAATAATCGATATCAATGTTGAGGATGATAGCAAACTCAGTGACACTACTTCGGTCCCACCCTTCACAATTCCGCTTTGCATTTTCCAAACCCAATCTTTGGTTTGCCTTAATTTCCGACCTACACGCCTTGATTATGTATTGCCTGTTGATCCCCATACTGTTGTTAACCTTCCTAATTTGAAAAGGTTGGGCTTGAGTTTAATTGCTTCACAATGTCTATTTGTTTCCAAACTGGTTAGCTCTTGCCCTTTGCTTGATGATTTTTCGTTAACTGCTGCACAATGTAGCTGTCACGGCCATTTTacttttgatgatgatgatgatgatgatactgGTGATCTTATTGATATATCTTGTGGGATTTTGAAACGATTGGAGTTGAATACATCGTATATGAAGGTTAAGGTTCTGATTGATACGCCTAAATTGGAGTCTTTTTCTCTCAAGGGGATTGATGTGGCTTGTTGTTTTGTCAAGAAACCCATTGCATTATCTGAGGCCACAATTATTACCAATTATCCGAGGGTAGTAGCACCGATTATGCCCGTGCTTTTTGATGTAAGAGTCCTTCAAATACTTGGTACCTCATTGCATATGTTTGAGGGTTTCAAGGATGATAAGGGTAATCTCTTGGTTTTTCACAACTTGACCGAACTCAACTTGGAATCTAGTACCGAAGGAGTTGATGAGTTGATAATGTTCCGGTTGAAGTCCCCATCTCCTTGTCTGCTCCTTAAGGTCAAGAAGATAAACCTTGTTTTTTCCAGTGTCGAGTATGGGTTAAATTTGATGAAATTGGCACACTACTTGTTAGGCAATGCCCCTGCTTTGGAGAGGCTTTCTTTTGTTCTCGGTCCTCAAGCAAGACAATCTGAAGACGGAGTAAAATTTAGGCTCGACGAGATGGTGTTTTGCATGGATCTGTATTCGTGCTCAAGGGAATCTTCCGGGTGTCAGATTGAATTTCAGGGACAGTATGCCAAAGTACCAGCAAACATTGCAGAGTTCCAGGACATGGAAAATCAAGTTGTTCTGTTACGTGAGTCCCTATCTCCAGTAGATGCGGATGCTGTCAAGGCTTCATGA
- the LOC141588461 gene encoding F-box protein At4g22390-like: protein MIYSVNSKSWKVLEDTFSSDSLEGWHSGVLINNHLLHWRFWSPTKRKRRIGCFDVCSEQWNEDVLLPPYYYDPTHQNYLLDIGVLHGSLFSSFENRVDSCYDVWVMREYADQQSWLKLLSITISDDLVLHGGVVPVACCRPGSSKVLLRQRNKARLFWYDKEDNAINNAEVPCLWEHEPYICNGSLVTLPDLYA, encoded by the coding sequence ATGATATACAGCGTAAATTCCAAGTCATGGAAGGTGCTGGAAGACACATTCTCTTCTGATTCGCTGGAAGGGTGGCACAGCGGTGTGCTAATTAACAACCACCTGCTACATTGGAGGTTCTGGAGTCCTACCAAACGTAAACGCAGAATCGGTTGCTTCGATGTTTGCTCCGAACAATGGAATGAAGACGTTCTCTTACCACCTTATTACTATGATCCTACCCACCAGAACTACCTTCTAGATATCGGGGTTCTCCATGGTTCATTATTTTCTTCATTTGAGAATCGAGTCGATTCGTGTTACGATGTGTGGGTAATGAGGGAGTACGCTGATCAACAATCTTGGCTTAAGTTATTGAGCATTACTATTTCGGATGATTTGGTCTTGCACGGGGGAGTCGTACCGGTTGCCTGTTGCAGGCCAGGTTCCAGTAAGGTGTTACTTAGGCAGCGCAACAAAGCAAGATTATTTTGGTATGACAAGGAAGATAACGCGATCAATAATGCTGAAGTTCCTTGCCTTTGGGAACATGAACCTTATATATGCAATGGGAGCCTTGTTACTCTTCCCGATTTGTACGCTTAA
- the LOC141588462 gene encoding F-box/kelch-repeat protein At3g23880-like — protein MAAKLMDVIDDLSLLSVQPIEPPISDLTIDIIQAEILPKLPYKSLMRFKAVCKSFNVLISSREFIRLHLRHSLSSDNRLLVTKGSVCTMDIYDLHSHSSAPSITFCWPSGSPFVVGSCNGLLLIVVDPYINNLLPLVLLNPTTRTYIEFQSTDTNVVRGNIGFGYDDSNDDYKIVVVSDKHNTFGSWRVTSIYSVNLKSWRVVDQLFTSDFMEEPYSWFNGLLINNHLLHWIFLNQSEHKRSIGCFNVISEKWGEDLHFPYYYYYDCNSTGYFLDVGVLNNSLFTSFVDTVNSFFDLWIMKEYGVNESWIKMLRFNIGDDPNGGVVPINKPFNESLLRMAGFLTLIEVPGGVIPVTYRGKGRSEVLLRRRRDSYTLFCYDWMNNAIVKSEIPNVYGRRPYFVRESLVRLPGAKLFGPLYQP, from the coding sequence ATGGCGGCAAAGCTTATGGATGTCATCGATGACTTGTCGTTGCTGTCGGTACAACCAATAGAACCACCAATATCTGATCTAACCATCGACATCATCCAGGCCGAAATCCTTCCAAAACTCCCATATAAGTCCCTTATGCGCTTCAAAGCTGTCTGTAAATCATTCAACGTCCTTATATCGTCCCGTGAGTTCATCCGCCTCCACCTCCGCCATTCTCTATCCTCTGACAATCGTCTCCTCGTTACTAAAGGCAGCGTTTGCACCATGGATATCTACGACCTCCATTCACATTCCTCTGCTCCCTCCATTACATTCTGTTGGCCTTCAGGCAGCCCCTTTGTTGTCGGCTCCTGCAACGGCCTCCTCCTTATCGTAGTTGACCCCTACATCAACAACCTTCTCCCTCTCGTTTTGCTCAATCCCACCACTCGAACCTACATCGAGTTCCAATCAACGGACACAAACGTCGTCAGGGGAAATATTGGGTTCGGTTATGATGACAGTAATGATGATTACAAAATTGTGGTAGTCTCCGACAAGCACAACACTTTTGGTAGTTGGCGAGTTACATCGATCTATAGTGTGAATTTAAAATCGTGGAGAGTCGTTGATCAATTATTCACTTCAGATTTTATGGAAGAACCGTACTCATGGTTCAATGGTTTGCTAATCAACAACCATTTACTGCATTGGATATTCTTGAATCAGTCCGAGCATAAAAGATCGATTGGTTGTTTCAATGTCATCAGTGAAAAATGGGGAGAAGACCTGCACTTcccatactattattattatgattgtaACTCGACGGGTTATTTCCTCGACGTGGGGGTTCTGAACAATAGCTTGTTTACTTCGTTTGTAGATACAGTGAATTCATTTTTCGATTTGTGGATAATGAAAGAGTATGGTGTAAATGAATCGTGGATTAAAATGTTGAGGTTTAACATTGGGGATGATCCAAACGGGGGAGTTGTCCCTATCAACAAACCATTCAATGAATCGTTGCTTAGAATGGCGGGCTTTCTTACCCTGATTGAAGTACCAGGTGGAGTGATCCCGGTCACTTATAGGGGAAAAGGTCGAAGTGAGGTGTTGCTTAGGAGGCGTCGTGATTCATACACGCTTTTTTGTTATGATTGGATGAATAATGCAATTGTTAAGTCTGAAATTCCCAATGTTTACGGTCGTCGACCTTATTTTGTCAGGGAGAGCCTTGTTAGGCTTCCCGGTGCTAAGCTATTTGGTCCCCTATATCAACCTTGA